A single region of the Malus sylvestris chromosome 8, drMalSylv7.2, whole genome shotgun sequence genome encodes:
- the LOC126632081 gene encoding uncharacterized protein LOC126632081 encodes MEGSDRKPVCKQKPRRKKEDQEIENEGEENNYFRWNVDMERDLADILREERRLGNKGDGGWKTAAYNSAAAILSAQYDIHITADNIRNRVKSWKTFYAIVSDILSQSGFNWDATKKMISVDEDPAWQEYVKSHAGAKSFRWKVIPNWDDIVDLCGKDRATGEGAETGVEAVEIMTPPHNEPNHIDLFGDAQGLEDIEIINEISPTSANGQKTQSKRKAGSFVDVPHTKRKSTTPKDVIADSLAKMASSFQDYISADTKKLDPKEVYDEVNAVPYLSEEEQIKACAWLIENDKQFLMLKTLPIEKKKNMVLLLTSQGA; translated from the exons ATGGAAGGATCTGATAGAAAACCAGTATGCAAACAAAAaccaaggagaaagaaagaggaccaagaaattgaaaatgaaggagaggaaaataattattttagatGGAATGTAGATATGGAACGTGATTTGGCTGACATTCTTCGCGAAGAACGAAGATTGGGAAACAAAGGAGATGGTGGTTGGAAGACAGCTGCTTATAATTCTGCTGCAGCCATATTATCTGCTCAATATGATATTCATATAACTGCTGATAACATTCGAAATCGTGTGAAGTCTTGGAAAACGTTTTATGCAATAGTGAGTGATATACTAAGTCAAAGTGGATTTAATTGGGATGCAACCAAAAAGATGATAAGTGTAGATGAAGACCCTGCCTGGCAAGAGTACGTGAAG TCACATGCTGGTGCTAAAAGCTTTCGTTGGAAGGTCATTCCAAACTGGGATGATATAGTGGATTTATGTGGAAAAGATAGAGCCACGGGTGAGGGTGCTGAAACAGGTGTAGAAGCCGTTGAGATTATGACTCCTCCACATAATGAACCTAATCATATAGATTTGTTTGGCGATGCACAAGGTTTAGAAGATATTGAAATTATTAATGAGATTTCACCTACTTCAGCCAATGGTCAAAAGACCCAAAGCAAGAGAAAGGCAGGAAGTTTTGTTGATGTGCCTcatacaaaaagaaaatcaacCACCCCTAAAGATGTGATTGCAGATTCACTTGCCAAGATGGCTTCATCCTTTCAAGACTATATTTCTGCAGACACAAAGAAACTTGATCCAAAAGAGGTATATGATGAAGTAAATGCAGTTCCATATCTCAGCGAAGAAGAACAAATCAAAGCATGTGCTTGGTTGATCGAAAATGACAAGCAATTTCTCATGTTGAAGACTCTCCCGattgagaagaaaaagaatatgGTATTATTGCTTACTTCACAAGGCGCATAA
- the LOC126631329 gene encoding protein ALP1-like: MMKISQEYVKYQSYVIGNSEREKWRWFENCLGALDGTLIPVTITAEERPRYRDRKGDISTNMLGVRGPDLRFFYVLPGWEGSASDARVLRDALHRTNRFHVPNDKYYLVDAGYTNGPGFLAPYRGTRYHLKEWVGNRRLENYKELYNLRHSRARNVIERAFGLLKKRWSILRTPSFFDIKTQVRIINACCVLHNFIRTEQATYPVLEAQDLQFLASVDSELLNRSTREENELNSDGITSVQATVEWTAFRDTLALHMFHD, translated from the exons ATGATGAAAATAAGTCAAGAATATGTGAAATATCAGTCATATGTTATTGGCAATTCTGAAAGAGAGAAGTGGCGGTGGTTTGAG AATTGTCTTGGAGCACTTGATGGAACTCTCATACCAGTAACAATAACGGCTGAGGAAAGACCAAGATATCGAGATAGAAAGGGTGATATATCCACTAATATGTTAGGAGTTCGTGGTCCAgatttaagatttttttatgTGTTACCTGGATGGGAAGGCTCTGCATCTGATGCTCGTGTTTTGCGTGATGCTTTACATAGGACTAACCGGTTTCATGTTCCAAATG ATAAGTATTATCTTGTGGATGCTGGCTATACTAATGGACCGGGGTTTTTAGCACCTTACCGTGGAACTAGATATCACTTGAAAGAATGGGTTGGAAACCGTCGACTTGAAAACTACAAAGAACTGTATAATTTGCGGCATTCAAGGGCAAGGAATGTTATTGAGAGGGCATTTGGATTGTTAAAAAAGAGATGGAGCATATTACGCACACCGTCCTTTTTCGACATTAAAACACAAGTTAGGATTATAAATGCGTGTTGTGTCTTACATAATTTTATTAGAACTGAGCAAGCTACTTATCCAGTTTTAGAAGCTCAAGATTTACAGTTTTTAGCATCTGTCGACTCAGAGTTGTTAAATCGTTCAACAAGAGAGGAAAATGAACTTAACTCCGATGGGATTACATCTGTTCAAGCTACAGTCGAATGGACAGCGTTTCGTGATACATTGGCATTGCATATGTTCCACGATTAG
- the LOC126633168 gene encoding oleosin Ara h 15.0101-like, which yields MADQSRQQQLTRKLHDQDQDQWQLLAPSSSAAGQTGKFLTAGAAGIALLMLSGLTLTGTVMALIMATPVLVLFSPVLVPAAIVLLLTAAGLVFSGGCGMAAILAFSWMYKNVSSYVSAKKRGNPYGQFAQIGL from the coding sequence ATGGCCGATCAATCACGACAGCAACAACTGACCCGAAAGCTCCACGACCAAGACCAGGACCAGTGGCAGCTGTTGGCTCCCTCCTCCTCCGCAGCCGGCCAGACTGGCAAGTTCCTGACCGCGGGCGCAGCTGGTATCGCGCTCTTGATGTTATCCGGGTTAACTTTAACCGGGACAGTGATGGCCCTCATCATGGCCACCCCGGTTTTGGTCCTGTTTAGTCCGGTTCTAGTACCGGCTGCCATTGTCCTGTTGCTGACGGCAGCTGGTCTTGTTTTCTCCGGCGGGTGCGGCATGGCAGCAATACTGGCGTTTTCGTGGATGTATAAGAATGTGTCCAGTTACGTGTCTGCTAAGAAAAGGGGTAACCCGTATGGGCAGTTCGCACAAATTGGTTTGTAG
- the LOC126633176 gene encoding serine/threonine-protein kinase Aurora-1, giving the protein MAIAAENQAPQEKASSEVSATETRRWTLNDFDIGKPLGRGKFGHVYLAREKRSNHIVALKVLFKSQLQQSQVEHQLRREVEIQSHLRHPNILRLYGYFYDQKRVYLILEYAAKGELYKELQKCKYFSERRAATYVASLARALIYCHGKHVIHRDIKPENLLIGAQGELKIADFGWSVHTFNRRRTMCGTLDYLPPEMVESVEHDASVDIWSLGILCYEFLYGVPPFEAKEHSDTYRRIVQVDLKFPSKPIVSAHAKDLISQMLVKDSAQRLPLHKLLEHPWIVQNAEPSGVYRI; this is encoded by the exons atgGCGATTGCTGCGGAGAACCAGGCCCCCCAAGAGAAG GCATCTTCGGAGGTTTCGGCGACGGAGACAAGAAGATGGACGCTCAACGACTTCGATATCGGAAAGCCTCTCGGACGAGGAAAGTTTGGTCACGTCTATTTGGCAAGAGAGAAGAGG AGCAATCACATCGTCGCACTCAAAGTCCTCTTTAAGAGCCAGCTGCAGCAGTCTCAGGTTGAACATCAGCTTCGTCGTGAGGTTGAGATACAAAGTCATCTTCGACATCCCAATATCCTACGCCTCTACGGCTACTTTTACGATCAG AAACGAGTTTATTTGATATTAGAATATGCTGCTAAAGGTGAACTGTACAAGGAACTACAAAAGTGTAAATACTTCAGTGAAAGACGTGCTGCCACT TATGTTGCATCATTGGCCCGCGCCCTTATATACTGCCATGGAAAGCACGTAATTCATAGAGATATCAAACCAGAAAACCTACTCATTGGTGCACAG GGTGAACTCAAGATAGCAGATTTTGGGTGGTCAGTGCACACATTCAACCGCAGGCGGACCATGTGCGGCACTCTTGATTACCTCCCTCCTGAGATGG TGGAGAGTGTAGAGCACGATGCTAGTGTGGATATCTGGAGCCTTGGCATCCTGTGCTATGAGTTCCTATACGGAGTCCCACCTTTCGAGGCCAAGGAGCATTCAGACACATATAGAAG GATTGTGCAAGTGGATCTGAAGTTTCCTTCGAAACCAATTGTCTCTGCTCATGCAAAGGACCTCATTAGTCAG ATGCTTGTCAAGGATTCTGCTCAACGCCTGCCGTTACACAAGCTTCTTGAACATCCATGGATTGTTCAGAACGCCGAGCCCTCTGGCGTATATAGGATATAA
- the LOC126633175 gene encoding ATP-dependent 6-phosphofructokinase 6, producing the protein MGDLKPAAKAMCPAGNVQMKVVKGDFGYVLEDVPHLSDYLSDLPTYPNPLRFNPAYSVVKQYFVNVDDTVAQKIVVHTDSPRGTHFRRAGPRQKVYFDPAEVHACIVTCGGLCPGLNTVIREIVCGLYHMYGVSKVLGIDGGYKGFYARNTVTLTPKVVNDIHKRGGTIIGTSRGGHDTGKIVDSIQDRGINQVFIIGGDGTQKGAAVIYEEIRRRGLKVSVAGIPKTIDNDIPVIDRSFGFDTAVEEAQRAINAAHVEAESIENGIGVVKLMGRYSGFIAMYATLASRDVDCCLIPESPFYLEGKGGLFEYIEKRLKENGHMVIVIAEGAGQDLLSESLQSMNQQDASGNKLLKDVGLWISQRIKSHFGRQQKLAINLKYIDPTYMIRAIPSNAADNVYCTLLAQSAVHGAMAGYTGFTCGPVNGRHSYIPFNHITEKQNKVVITDRMWARLLSSTNQPSFLNPKDVKEVLEEEEPPTQMLEGENCKDNKFATKDIPTMS; encoded by the exons ATGGGCGATTTGAAACCCGCCGCGAAGGCAATGTGTCCCGCCGGAAACGTGCAGATGAAGGTGGTCAAGGGCGACTTCGGCTACGTGCTCGAAGACGTCCCCCATCTCTCCGATTACTTGTCCGATCTTCCT ACTTATCCCAATCCGTTGAGGTTCAATCCTGCTTATTCAGTTGTAAA GCAGTATTTTGTTAACGTCGATGACACCGTTGCTCAAAAG ATTGTTGTTCACACGGATAGTCCGAGGGGGACTCACTTCCGGCGAGCAGGACCACGCCAGAAG gTTTATTTCGACCCGGCTGAAGTTCACGCTTGTATTGTAACATGTGGTGGTTTGTGCCCGGGACTCAACACTGTGATCAGGGAAATTGTGTGTGGACTTTATCACATGTATGGTGTCTCGAAAGTTCTTGGGATAGAC GGAGGATATAAGGGTTTCTATGCCCGAAACACCGTTACCTTGACACCCAAGGTTGTCAATGACATCCACAAACGTGGTGGTACTATAATTGGTACATCGCGAGGAGGACATGATACTGGAAAGATAGTTGACAGCATTCAGGATCGTGGAATTAATCAA GTTTTCATAATCGGAGGTGATGGAACTCAAAAAGGAGCAGCTGTTATATATGAG GAAATTAGGCGGCGTGGCCTCAAAGTTTCTGTTGCAGGAATTCCGAAAACCATAGACAATGACATTCCG GTCATAGACAGATCTTTTGGCTTTGATACTGCGGTTGAGGAGGCTCAGCGTGCCATTAATGCAGCTCATGTTGAAGCTGAAAGTATTGAGAACGGTATTGGTGTTGTGAAGCTAATGGGACGCTACAGTG GTTTCATAGCTATGTATGCTACACTTGCCAGCCGAGATGTGGACTGTTGTTTGATTCCAGAGTCTCCCTTCTATCTTGAAGGGAAAGGTGGACTTTTTGAGTACATTGAAAAACGACTAAAAGAAAATGGGCATATGGTTATTGTGATAGCTGAGGGTGCAGGACAAGATCTTCTGTCAGAGAGCTTGCAATCCATGAACCAGCAGGATGCTTCAGGAAACAAGCTACTTAAAGATGTTGGGCTATGGATTTCTCAGAGGATAAAG AGTCACTTCGGAAGACAACAGAAGCTTGCCATTAATCTTAAGTATATAG ATCCAACGTACATGATCAGGGCTATTCCAAGCAATGCAGCCGACAATGTCTACTGCACACTTCTTGCTCAAAGTGCTGTTCATGGAGCAATGGCAGGGTACACAGGCTTCACATGTGGGCCTGTCAATGGAAGGCATTCTTATATTCCTTTCAAT CATATTACAGAGAAGCAGAACAAGGTTGTGATTACCGACAGGATGTGGGCGCGACTCCTTTCTTCAACCAACCAACCGAGCTTCTTGAACCCTAAAGACGTCAAGGAAGTCCTAGAAGAGGAAGAGCCTCCAACCCAAATGTTGGAAGGGGAAAACTGTAAAGATAACAAGTTCGCAACAAAAGACATCCCTACCATGTCATGA
- the LOC126632590 gene encoding profilin-3 codes for MSWQQYVDDHLMCDIDGNRLTAAAILGQDGSVWSQSASFPAFKPEEIAAILKDFDQPGTLAPTGLFLGGTKYMVIQGEPGAVIRGKKGSGGITIKKTSQALLIGIYDEPVTPGQCNIVVERLGDYLIEQGL; via the exons ATGTCGTGGCAGCAGTACGTCGACGACCACCTGATGTGCGATATCGAcggcaaccgcctcaccgccgCCGCTATCCTCGGCCAAGACGGCAGCGTTTGGTCTCAGAGCGCCTCTTTCCCTGCG TTTAAGCCTGAGGAGATTGCTGCAATTCTGAAAGATTTCGATCAACCCGGAACACTTGCCCCAACTGGATTATTCCTTGGTGGGACGAAGTATATGGTGATCCAGGGTGAACCCGGCGCTGTCATTCGAGGAAAGAAG GGTTCGGGCGGAATTACTATCAAGAAGACCAGCCAGGCCCTGTTAATCGGTATATATGATGAGCCTGTGACTCCTGGGCAGTGCAACATAGTTGTTGAGAGGCTGGGCGATTACCTTATCGAGCAGGGTCTCTAA